Proteins encoded within one genomic window of Akkermansiaceae bacterium:
- a CDS encoding metallophosphoesterase, producing the protein MTRLLHLSDPHFGAVSTAAAEAFLSHARSHAYDFTVLSGDLTMRARRTELEAAYNFVSTIPGPLLVIPGNHDIPATNQPFDRFFRPFRRYSRSFGRDLEPVHRAADFHIVSLNSTRAFGFHADWSEGILSREQLARCVSRFQEGGENPFRILTLHHPLLAPPGYNRVVVKPLPDLLQTVDDARVDLVLCGHFHRSQLATAGVLEGWKCVVSQAPTVCSTRLQGEPQGFHEIRFTAAMMEITVWRFIGESFIPTSTSRFERGQDGWKDCEDSVTDEIAVIPPEDSE; encoded by the coding sequence ATGACACGGCTCCTCCACCTCTCCGACCCCCATTTCGGCGCGGTGAGCACCGCCGCGGCGGAAGCTTTCCTGAGCCACGCCCGGTCCCATGCCTACGACTTCACGGTTCTCAGCGGGGATCTCACCATGCGTGCCCGGCGGACCGAACTGGAGGCGGCCTACAACTTCGTCTCGACGATCCCCGGTCCGCTGCTGGTGATCCCGGGCAATCATGACATCCCCGCCACCAACCAACCGTTCGACCGTTTTTTCCGGCCCTTCCGGCGGTATTCGCGGTCGTTCGGCAGGGATCTGGAACCCGTCCACCGCGCGGCGGACTTCCACATCGTCAGCCTGAACAGCACGCGTGCGTTCGGCTTCCACGCGGACTGGTCGGAAGGCATCCTTTCCAGGGAACAGTTGGCCCGCTGTGTGTCGCGGTTCCAGGAAGGCGGGGAAAACCCCTTCCGCATCCTCACCCTCCACCACCCGCTGCTGGCCCCTCCCGGATACAACAGGGTGGTGGTGAAGCCGCTGCCCGACCTGCTCCAGACGGTCGATGACGCGCGGGTGGATCTCGTTCTCTGCGGACATTTCCACCGCTCGCAGCTCGCCACCGCGGGAGTGCTGGAGGGTTGGAAATGTGTCGTCTCCCAGGCTCCGACCGTCTGTTCCACCCGTCTGCAAGGGGAGCCACAAGGGTTCCATGAGATCCGCTTCACCGCGGCGATGATGGAGATCACGGTTTGGCGGTTCATCGGGGAAAGCTTCATTCCCACATCGACTTCCCGCTTCGAACGTGGCCAGGATGGATGGAAGGATTGCGAAGATTCCGTTACGGATGAAATTGCCGTCATCCCACCCGAAGATTCCGAATGA
- a CDS encoding DUF1328 domain-containing protein: MLQWTITFLILALIAGLLGFGGVAGTAASIAQVLFVIFLILLVVSALSRALRGKNP; this comes from the coding sequence ATGTTACAGTGGACCATTACATTTCTCATCCTCGCCTTGATCGCGGGACTTTTAGGATTCGGTGGCGTGGCGGGTACCGCCGCCTCAATCGCCCAGGTGCTCTTTGTCATATTCCTCATCCTGCTGGTGGTTTCGGCGCTCAGCCGGGCATTGCGGGGTAAGAATCCATGA
- a CDS encoding BON domain-containing protein has protein sequence MKTNTAENHARWMAVAMISTAFASATPEMAPGTPGEISEYIQMEISSDTRMDGTKVSATMRDGIAILTGNVATLDQAERAAERAMSVVKVRAVVNELKIGGTTTTDDSVKAAVLTALGKNKALDASRITVNVEGGKAVLGGAVGTWDEQEIARETVSRVPGVTVIENKTEVTFDGIRSDDQIADQLRQLIANDPLCDGLALSVSVKEGVVRLKGELGSRGEYDRLVRRSSVTGVFEVNADRLTINSDLKMEAVEDKDFTPEQMMAALDDAMAADRRIDAGLVNSELADGVVTLTGQVPAEEMKTAAESTARGVPGVMAVNNLIRVGETQRPLVSVNAPVVTPRR, from the coding sequence ATGAAAACGAATACAGCAGAAAACCACGCCCGTTGGATGGCGGTGGCCATGATCAGCACGGCTTTTGCTTCCGCCACTCCGGAGATGGCTCCGGGAACACCCGGCGAGATTTCCGAATACATCCAGATGGAGATCTCCTCCGACACCCGCATGGACGGGACGAAGGTGTCCGCCACCATGCGCGACGGCATCGCCATCCTTACCGGCAACGTCGCGACGCTGGATCAAGCGGAGCGCGCCGCCGAACGGGCGATGTCGGTCGTCAAGGTCCGCGCCGTCGTGAACGAACTGAAGATCGGTGGCACCACCACCACGGATGATTCCGTAAAGGCCGCCGTACTCACCGCTCTCGGGAAGAACAAGGCGCTCGATGCCAGCCGCATCACTGTGAACGTGGAGGGCGGGAAAGCCGTCCTCGGCGGTGCCGTGGGCACATGGGATGAGCAGGAAATCGCCCGTGAGACGGTGTCCAGGGTTCCCGGAGTGACGGTGATCGAGAACAAGACCGAAGTCACTTTCGACGGCATCCGCAGCGACGACCAGATCGCGGATCAACTGCGCCAGTTGATAGCGAATGATCCGCTCTGCGATGGACTCGCGCTCTCGGTTTCCGTGAAGGAGGGGGTCGTGAGGTTGAAAGGTGAGCTGGGCAGCAGGGGGGAGTATGACCGCCTCGTGCGCCGCTCCTCCGTCACCGGTGTGTTCGAGGTGAACGCGGACCGTCTCACCATCAACTCCGACCTCAAGATGGAAGCGGTGGAGGACAAGGACTTCACTCCGGAACAGATGATGGCCGCGCTGGACGATGCCATGGCGGCGGACCGCCGCATCGATGCGGGTCTGGTCAACAGCGAGCTTGCCGACGGAGTGGTGACACTCACCGGGCAGGTTCCAGCGGAGGAAATGAAAACCGCGGCGGAGTCCACGGCGCGTGGTGTCCCGGGCGTGATGGCGGTGAACAACCTCATCCGTGTCGGGGAGACGCAGCGCCCGCTCGTTTCCGTGAACGCTCCGGTGGTCACTCCCCGCCGGTGA
- a CDS encoding lipopolysaccharide biosynthesis protein — MPESTTAENSIRRDRSIRLAVVTSLVSKLGTVLLQLISIPLAVRVLGREEFGLFTMVNLTLGTVSLLEIGVGPALAHGLSKARAKGDVESQRALVSTALLLMLGVALLAGALMASVLALVPFDSLFGAKFAGKETLLRPAMWVGLGLFLMFFVVNLTERIREGYLEVASNNLWGAVGNVLGAVFVGVGIWYVPEVWFLVLAVQGAMILAKLGNMVSCWKKHPATVPSPAAFKPSLVRPLLTDGLSFSACFILTGFVEANFCGWLIGRLGDGPSEVALWGVFVTLTVMQLGFVVMLSTPTWPAVAEALARGHIDWARKAARRLYLFGLGFAALSSLGLVILGPWALGVWLGKSFADTDRAVLACYAAYFIMHVWRHLNHAMMIGTGQVKRLAVIQIFETLVMIAVVCVSLSMGSLNLMLLAMAATILLGTGWILPKMVHRALHRVP, encoded by the coding sequence ATGCCTGAATCCACGACTGCTGAGAACTCCATCCGCCGTGATCGCTCGATCCGGCTGGCGGTGGTCACTTCGCTGGTCTCAAAGCTGGGGACGGTCCTCCTCCAACTGATCTCCATTCCCCTCGCCGTGCGGGTGCTGGGACGGGAGGAATTCGGGCTTTTCACCATGGTGAACCTCACGCTGGGGACGGTGTCACTGCTGGAGATCGGCGTGGGGCCTGCCCTCGCCCACGGACTTTCCAAGGCACGGGCGAAGGGGGATGTGGAAAGCCAGCGTGCCCTGGTGTCCACCGCCTTGCTGCTGATGCTGGGGGTGGCCTTGCTTGCCGGTGCGCTGATGGCCTCCGTCTTGGCCCTGGTTCCCTTCGACTCCCTGTTCGGCGCGAAGTTCGCCGGAAAGGAAACACTGCTGCGCCCCGCCATGTGGGTGGGCCTCGGCTTGTTCCTCATGTTTTTCGTGGTGAACCTCACGGAGCGCATCCGGGAAGGTTATCTGGAGGTCGCGTCCAACAATCTGTGGGGTGCCGTTGGCAATGTACTCGGCGCGGTGTTCGTCGGCGTCGGCATCTGGTATGTGCCGGAAGTCTGGTTCCTGGTGCTCGCCGTCCAGGGCGCGATGATCCTCGCCAAGCTGGGGAACATGGTATCCTGCTGGAAAAAGCACCCCGCCACCGTTCCCTCACCGGCCGCGTTCAAGCCATCACTGGTCCGCCCGTTGCTCACGGACGGACTTTCCTTTTCAGCCTGCTTCATCCTCACCGGCTTCGTGGAAGCGAACTTCTGCGGTTGGTTGATCGGACGTTTGGGTGATGGTCCCTCGGAAGTGGCGCTGTGGGGGGTGTTTGTCACCCTGACGGTCATGCAGCTCGGCTTCGTGGTCATGCTCAGCACTCCCACTTGGCCCGCCGTTGCCGAGGCATTGGCAAGGGGGCACATCGACTGGGCGAGGAAGGCCGCCCGGCGGCTCTATCTGTTTGGCCTGGGGTTCGCGGCGCTTTCCAGCCTGGGGCTGGTTATCCTCGGCCCATGGGCGCTCGGCGTCTGGCTGGGGAAATCCTTCGCGGACACGGACCGCGCGGTGCTCGCCTGCTACGCCGCCTATTTCATCATGCACGTCTGGCGGCATCTCAACCACGCGATGATGATCGGCACCGGCCAGGTGAAGCGGCTCGCCGTCATCCAGATCTTCGAGACCCTCGTCATGATCGCCGTGGTCTGTGTCTCCCTTTCCATGGGTTCCCTCAACCTGATGCTGCTCGCCATGGCAGCCACCATCCTGCTGGGCACCGGCTGGATCTTGCCAAAGATGGTTCATCGTGCGTTGCACAGGGTACCGTGA
- a CDS encoding NAD(P)/FAD-dependent oxidoreductase: MKYDLIVIGGGSAGHSAASTAAELGLNCALVEAPGPLGGLCILRGCMPSKAIIETANRMRAIREAERFGIIADAPVLDIKRLRERADVLLKDFREYRREQMENADYELIRGTAMLVSAHELELAETKQRLQAKAFIIATGSKPEIPEIEGLEGTPYWTSDEMIQIPDLPETIAVVGHGAIGMEAAHLFEGLGSRVTVLVRGERILSHFDDDIAEAIESESTERGITFLKKTEIFHVEHRGGKFHLSLTGKETLTVDALLIATGRVPNTIGFGFQKVGIAMDRKRILIDDRCSTSLPHVFAVGDCASPFAVVHLAVIQGAVAARNAERIIRDGHSELSHEWSPETAMVGLFTEPQCVEIGTGVKEAGKKGIKILTGRIDYNDQGKGMIAGSRHGFVKVIAEAESHRIIGAAAAGPEVLETSHAIQVAISRGMTLEEYAAVPHYHPTLVEAWASAAEEALTGGE; this comes from the coding sequence ATGAAATACGATCTCATCGTCATCGGCGGCGGAAGCGCCGGTCACTCCGCGGCATCCACCGCAGCGGAACTGGGCCTGAATTGCGCGCTGGTGGAGGCACCCGGCCCGCTCGGCGGCCTCTGCATCCTGCGCGGCTGCATGCCGTCGAAGGCGATCATCGAGACCGCCAACCGGATGCGCGCCATCCGTGAGGCGGAACGCTTCGGGATCATTGCGGACGCTCCGGTGCTGGACATCAAACGGCTCCGCGAACGCGCGGATGTGCTCCTGAAGGACTTCCGCGAATACCGCAGGGAGCAGATGGAGAATGCGGACTACGAACTGATCCGCGGCACGGCGATGCTGGTCTCCGCCCATGAGCTGGAACTGGCGGAAACCAAGCAACGCCTCCAGGCCAAGGCCTTCATCATCGCCACCGGATCAAAGCCGGAGATCCCGGAGATCGAAGGGCTGGAAGGCACACCCTACTGGACGAGCGATGAGATGATCCAGATCCCGGACCTTCCGGAGACCATCGCCGTCGTGGGGCACGGCGCGATCGGGATGGAGGCCGCCCATCTCTTCGAAGGACTTGGCAGCCGCGTAACCGTCCTGGTCCGCGGCGAGAGGATCCTCAGCCACTTTGACGATGACATCGCGGAAGCCATCGAGTCGGAGAGCACGGAACGCGGCATCACATTCCTGAAGAAGACGGAGATCTTCCACGTGGAGCACAGGGGCGGGAAATTCCATCTGTCACTGACGGGAAAGGAAACGCTGACCGTGGATGCCCTGCTGATCGCCACCGGCCGGGTTCCGAACACGATCGGCTTCGGCTTCCAGAAGGTGGGCATCGCCATGGACCGCAAGCGGATCCTCATCGACGACCGGTGCTCGACCTCCCTGCCGCATGTCTTCGCGGTGGGGGACTGTGCGAGTCCGTTCGCGGTGGTGCATCTCGCCGTCATCCAGGGAGCGGTCGCGGCCCGCAACGCGGAACGCATCATCCGGGACGGCCACTCGGAGCTTTCCCATGAATGGAGTCCGGAAACGGCGATGGTCGGGCTGTTCACCGAGCCGCAGTGCGTGGAGATCGGGACGGGTGTGAAAGAAGCCGGGAAGAAAGGCATCAAAATCCTCACCGGCAGGATCGACTACAACGACCAGGGAAAGGGAATGATCGCCGGGTCGCGGCATGGTTTCGTCAAGGTCATCGCGGAGGCGGAGTCCCACCGGATCATCGGCGCGGCGGCGGCGGGGCCGGAGGTGCTGGAAACCTCCCATGCCATCCAGGTGGCGATTTCCCGGGGAATGACGCTGGAGGAATACGCCGCGGTGCCGCACTACCATCCCACTCTGGTGGAGGCATGGGCATCCGCGGCGGAAGAAGCGCTCACCGGCGGGGAGTGA
- the mqo gene encoding malate dehydrogenase (quinone) — translation MQSQHIENPDVILIGSGVMSANLGALLKRLKPELSIQVYEVTAELAQESSHGWNNAGTGHAGICELSYTPHREKDGSVNVANAIKIFEQFEYTKQFWGHAVASGMVDAPREFINPVPHISFVHGQEQVDYLKARHAGLAAHHFFGDMVYSTDPATIGSWSPLLTEERGEIPIAATRMDSGTDVNFGNISRKLLGWLADQPGCGIAVSHRVTDLEKKGDRWTVTIKDLVTGKKRTNTAKFVFVGAGGGSLPLLQKSGIPESKGLGGFPIGGQWLVCENPEIVGKHQAKVYGQALEAAPTMAVPHLDTRILDGKKTLLFGPFAAWTTKFLHKEGSFLDLPLSVKPHNLATLVKIGIHNLDLVQYLVQQGTQSMADRMEVLHVFYPGAKAEDWKLIDAGIRVQAIKKTDGEAGIVHYGTEVITDEDRSISALLGASPGASVCVHIVLEVVKLCFPHLLESAEGKARMKELIPIHDVDIKLPENAAYFHETTAKAEAALGLR, via the coding sequence ATGCAGTCCCAACACATCGAAAACCCGGATGTCATCCTCATCGGCAGCGGCGTCATGTCCGCGAACCTCGGCGCGCTGCTGAAGCGCCTGAAGCCGGAACTTTCCATCCAGGTCTATGAAGTGACGGCGGAGCTGGCGCAGGAAAGCTCCCACGGCTGGAACAACGCGGGAACCGGCCACGCCGGCATCTGCGAGCTGAGCTACACGCCGCACCGTGAAAAGGACGGCAGCGTCAATGTCGCGAACGCGATCAAGATTTTCGAACAGTTCGAATACACCAAACAGTTCTGGGGCCACGCCGTCGCCAGCGGGATGGTGGATGCGCCGCGGGAGTTCATCAATCCGGTGCCACATATCAGCTTCGTCCACGGACAGGAGCAGGTGGACTACCTGAAGGCGCGCCACGCCGGGCTGGCCGCCCACCATTTCTTCGGTGACATGGTTTATTCGACGGATCCCGCCACCATCGGGAGCTGGTCGCCGCTGCTCACGGAGGAGCGGGGGGAGATCCCCATCGCCGCCACGCGGATGGACAGCGGGACGGACGTCAACTTCGGCAACATCTCCCGCAAGCTGCTGGGCTGGCTGGCGGACCAACCGGGCTGCGGCATCGCCGTCAGCCACCGGGTCACGGATCTGGAAAAGAAGGGCGACCGCTGGACGGTTACCATCAAGGATCTGGTGACCGGGAAGAAGCGCACCAACACGGCGAAGTTCGTCTTCGTGGGAGCCGGTGGCGGCAGCCTGCCACTGCTGCAGAAGTCCGGCATCCCGGAGAGCAAGGGCCTCGGCGGATTCCCCATCGGCGGGCAATGGCTGGTCTGTGAGAATCCGGAGATCGTCGGCAAGCACCAGGCGAAGGTCTATGGCCAGGCGCTGGAGGCAGCCCCGACCATGGCGGTGCCCCATCTGGACACCCGCATCCTCGACGGAAAGAAGACACTCCTTTTCGGACCGTTCGCGGCATGGACGACGAAGTTCCTCCACAAGGAGGGCAGCTTCCTGGACCTGCCGCTGTCGGTGAAACCGCACAACCTCGCCACGCTGGTCAAGATCGGCATCCACAACCTGGATCTAGTGCAATACCTGGTGCAACAGGGTACCCAAAGCATGGCGGACCGGATGGAGGTCCTGCATGTCTTCTACCCCGGAGCGAAGGCGGAGGACTGGAAGCTCATCGACGCGGGCATCCGCGTGCAGGCGATCAAGAAGACCGACGGCGAAGCCGGCATCGTCCACTACGGAACCGAGGTCATCACGGATGAAGACCGCAGCATTTCCGCGCTGCTGGGAGCCTCCCCGGGAGCCTCCGTCTGCGTCCACATCGTGCTGGAGGTGGTGAAGCTCTGCTTCCCCCATCTGCTGGAGTCAGCGGAAGGCAAGGCACGGATGAAGGAACTGATCCCCATCCACGACGTGGACATCAAGCTGCCGGAAAACGCCGCCTACTTCCACGAGACGACCGCGAAAGCGGAGGCCGCGCTCGGCCTGCGCTGA
- a CDS encoding lipid A deacylase LpxR family protein produces MKLLPSIATAVICTTAATQAQGLYSLNPFPDKDSGYTTLYFDNDLFGGDDKDYTNGIRLSWISEDRPVERLGLQRNLRRFSGDDESYGVFRKITGFKDSSKVHYNYGFSLTQLMFTPEDPAPAVQPAGQRRYAGWLGLGFSLHVKDEHILNSIEFTVGMIGPNSLAEESQDTIHDLRDIDKFNGWNDQVPNEVTADISFVQKRRADFVEVERGAFRIDGLTEWGVRLGTFRTEAHLGGFFRAGYNLPPDFSDPRLSSTAYSHRYFGGGGDYQGHWSIYTLFGATVRGVAHDATLDGPVFRDFDTGNHRRPFVAEAFCGLGIRYRLVELSYVHTWRTREYREQEGHADFGTVAVRVKF; encoded by the coding sequence ATGAAACTCCTGCCCAGCATCGCCACCGCCGTCATCTGCACCACCGCCGCCACCCAGGCCCAGGGACTCTATTCCCTGAATCCTTTCCCCGACAAGGACAGCGGCTACACGACCCTCTATTTCGACAACGACCTCTTCGGAGGCGATGACAAGGACTACACCAACGGCATCCGCCTTTCGTGGATTTCGGAAGACCGTCCGGTCGAGCGCCTTGGCCTGCAGCGGAACCTGCGGCGTTTCTCCGGCGATGATGAGAGTTACGGTGTTTTCAGGAAAATCACCGGCTTCAAGGATTCGTCGAAGGTGCACTACAACTACGGCTTCTCCCTCACCCAGTTGATGTTCACGCCGGAAGATCCCGCGCCTGCCGTGCAGCCCGCCGGGCAGCGCCGTTACGCCGGCTGGCTTGGCCTCGGCTTTTCCCTCCACGTGAAGGACGAGCACATCCTCAACTCCATCGAGTTCACTGTCGGCATGATTGGGCCGAACTCCCTTGCGGAGGAGTCCCAGGACACCATCCATGATCTCCGGGACATCGACAAATTCAACGGCTGGAATGACCAGGTGCCGAATGAGGTGACGGCGGACATCAGCTTCGTGCAGAAACGCCGGGCGGACTTTGTCGAGGTGGAGCGCGGAGCGTTCCGCATCGACGGCCTCACCGAATGGGGCGTGAGGCTGGGCACTTTCCGGACGGAGGCCCATCTGGGCGGGTTCTTCCGCGCCGGTTACAACCTTCCTCCTGACTTCTCGGATCCGCGGCTTTCCTCGACCGCCTATTCCCATCGCTACTTCGGCGGCGGCGGTGACTATCAAGGCCACTGGTCCATCTACACGCTTTTCGGCGCGACGGTCCGTGGGGTGGCCCATGACGCGACGCTGGATGGTCCGGTCTTCCGGGATTTCGACACGGGGAATCATCGCAGGCCCTTCGTGGCGGAGGCATTCTGCGGCCTGGGCATCCGCTACCGCCTCGTCGAGCTGAGTTATGTCCACACCTGGAGGACCAGGGAATACCGCGAGCAGGAAGGGCACGCCGACTTTGGGACGGTGGCCGTCCGTGTGAAGTTCTGA
- a CDS encoding response regulator — MSPSPDQENAAGPPQRRLLVVDDEPTLRLGFSYALASRATQVDTAATGRQALDRLKNASYDLLILDLRMPDIDGLGVIEALREAGNTVPIVLCSAALTPLAVIRAIQHRVPDFLLKPVRPVDLREVVDYVLAPPDTPTSRTVGAIRRGDVPLALEHARSDSPHHHGTTVWIKVLESILNPPDDESPGAGESLIRSSLAALAFRSSTSPT; from the coding sequence ATGTCCCCATCGCCTGATCAGGAAAACGCCGCCGGTCCGCCACAGCGGCGTTTGCTCGTTGTGGATGACGAGCCCACGCTGCGGCTGGGTTTTTCCTATGCGCTGGCAAGCCGTGCGACTCAGGTGGACACCGCCGCCACGGGCAGGCAGGCACTCGACAGGCTGAAGAACGCCTCCTACGACCTGCTCATCCTGGACCTGCGCATGCCGGACATCGACGGGCTGGGTGTGATCGAAGCCCTGCGCGAGGCGGGCAACACGGTTCCCATCGTGTTGTGCAGTGCGGCCCTCACCCCGCTGGCGGTGATCCGCGCGATCCAGCACCGGGTGCCGGACTTCCTGCTCAAGCCCGTCCGTCCGGTGGATCTGCGGGAGGTGGTCGATTACGTGCTGGCCCCACCGGATACGCCGACCTCCCGCACGGTGGGGGCCATCCGCAGGGGCGACGTCCCGCTGGCTCTGGAGCACGCGCGCTCCGACTCCCCCCACCACCATGGCACGACCGTCTGGATCAAGGTCCTGGAATCCATCCTCAATCCTCCGGACGATGAATCACCGGGCGCCGGGGAGAGCCTCATACGCTCCTCTCTGGCCGCGCTCGCCTTCCGCTCCAGCACCTCCCCGACATGA
- a CDS encoding M42 family metallopeptidase has protein sequence MREKAISLLEELTEAHSVPGHEDEVRAIFVDELGECGDLSTDRNGSVFCETGGAGPRVLIAGHMDEVGFMVQNITPDGFIQFVTLGGWWEHTLLSQRVEIRTREGEKITGVIGSKPPHFLPEAARKQVMGIDQMFIDIGAGSRREVTEVFGIALGDPIAPLSAFTPLGRGDLLMAKAFDNRAGMAGAIQAGQILSASGHPNRLIFGGTVQEEVGCRGAKTSANFIQPDVAIVLEGPPADDTPGFMKSDSQGSLGGGVQIRLFDPTAITNPRLARLAIETAEAENIPHQVTVRRSGGTDAGSFHIGGTGIPSIVLGVPARYIHSHNAIIDVNDYLAMVALTVALAKRLDEATVEGLTGYL, from the coding sequence ATGCGTGAGAAGGCGATTTCGTTGCTGGAGGAACTGACCGAGGCCCACTCCGTTCCGGGTCATGAGGATGAGGTGCGGGCCATCTTTGTGGATGAACTCGGCGAGTGCGGCGATCTCTCCACGGACCGCAACGGCTCGGTTTTCTGCGAGACAGGGGGAGCCGGACCACGGGTGCTCATCGCGGGCCACATGGATGAGGTCGGTTTCATGGTGCAGAACATCACGCCGGACGGCTTCATCCAGTTCGTGACCCTCGGCGGGTGGTGGGAGCATACCCTGCTGTCGCAACGGGTTGAGATCCGCACGCGGGAAGGGGAGAAGATCACCGGCGTCATCGGTTCGAAGCCGCCCCATTTCCTCCCGGAAGCCGCGCGCAAGCAGGTGATGGGCATCGACCAGATGTTCATCGACATCGGAGCCGGTTCGCGGCGGGAGGTGACGGAGGTGTTCGGCATCGCGCTCGGGGATCCCATCGCGCCGCTGTCCGCTTTCACGCCGCTGGGCAGAGGGGATCTGCTGATGGCGAAGGCGTTCGACAACCGCGCGGGTATGGCAGGTGCCATCCAGGCCGGGCAGATCCTTTCGGCATCCGGACACCCCAACCGCCTGATCTTCGGCGGGACGGTCCAGGAGGAGGTCGGCTGCCGCGGCGCGAAAACTTCCGCGAATTTCATCCAGCCGGACGTCGCCATCGTCCTCGAAGGCCCGCCTGCGGATGACACGCCGGGCTTCATGAAATCCGACAGCCAGGGAAGCCTCGGCGGCGGTGTGCAGATCCGGCTTTTCGATCCCACGGCGATCACCAACCCACGGCTCGCCCGCCTGGCCATCGAGACTGCGGAAGCGGAGAACATCCCGCACCAGGTGACGGTGCGCCGCAGCGGCGGCACGGACGCGGGGTCATTCCATATCGGCGGCACCGGTATTCCCAGCATCGTACTGGGCGTCCCGGCGCGCTACATCCACTCCCACAACGCCATCATCGACGTGAACGACTACCTCGCGATGGTCGCGCTCACCGTCGCGCTCGCGAAGAGGCTGGATGAGGCGACGGTCGAGGGGCTGACGGGCTACCTCTGA
- a CDS encoding 3-deoxy-7-phosphoheptulonate synthase produces the protein MIQTSDLRISGTRPLISPAILEYDLPVPAQHADLISRSRSGISAIFKGECDRLAVVIGPCSIHDPQAAIEYAWKLKEISDRLAEDLLVIMRVYFEKPRTTVGWKGLINDPHLDDSFDINHGLRAARALLLDVATIGLPAATEFLDTISPQYVADLISWGAIGARTTESQIHRELASGLSMPIGFKNGTGGSIQIALDAIQSASRPHHFLGVTKQGISAIVSTTGNEDCHLILRGGQGGPNYDADSISETAGILATQCFPRHLMVDCSHGNSRKNYRNQPVVAQELCAQISAGSTVISGVMLESNLVEGSQKLSTREEMTHGQSVTDACIGWDTTVEVLEGLAAAVRERRKLASSAPAGA, from the coding sequence GTGATCCAGACCTCCGACCTCCGCATTTCCGGCACGCGGCCTCTCATTTCCCCCGCGATCCTGGAGTATGATCTCCCCGTCCCCGCACAACATGCGGACCTCATCTCCCGCTCCCGGAGCGGGATCTCAGCGATCTTCAAAGGTGAGTGCGACCGTCTGGCCGTGGTCATCGGCCCGTGTTCGATCCATGACCCGCAGGCCGCCATCGAGTATGCGTGGAAGCTGAAGGAAATCTCCGACCGGCTGGCGGAGGATCTGCTGGTGATCATGCGCGTCTATTTTGAGAAACCGCGCACCACTGTCGGATGGAAGGGTCTGATCAATGATCCGCATCTGGATGACAGCTTTGACATCAACCACGGCCTCCGCGCGGCCAGGGCGCTGCTGCTGGACGTGGCCACCATCGGCCTGCCCGCCGCCACCGAGTTCCTCGACACCATCTCGCCGCAGTATGTGGCGGACCTGATCTCCTGGGGGGCGATCGGCGCGCGCACCACGGAGTCCCAGATCCACCGTGAGCTGGCGTCCGGGCTTTCCATGCCCATCGGCTTCAAGAATGGAACGGGCGGCTCCATCCAGATCGCGCTGGATGCGATCCAGTCGGCCTCCCGTCCCCACCATTTCCTGGGGGTGACGAAGCAGGGCATCTCCGCGATCGTGTCCACCACGGGGAACGAGGACTGCCACCTGATCCTGCGCGGCGGCCAGGGCGGCCCGAACTACGATGCGGACAGTATTTCCGAGACCGCGGGCATCCTGGCCACGCAGTGTTTCCCCCGCCACCTGATGGTGGACTGCTCCCACGGGAACTCACGGAAGAACTACCGCAACCAGCCGGTGGTGGCGCAGGAACTCTGTGCGCAGATCTCCGCGGGCTCCACTGTCATTTCCGGAGTCATGCTGGAATCCAACCTGGTCGAGGGAAGCCAGAAGCTCTCCACCAGGGAAGAAATGACCCACGGCCAGTCCGTGACGGACGCCTGCATTGGCTGGGATACGACGGTGGAGGTCCTGGAAGGACTGGCGGCGGCTGTGCGGGAGCGGAGAAAACTTGCAAGCAGCGCACCTGCCGGGGCGTAA